One stretch of Emys orbicularis isolate rEmyOrb1 chromosome 7, rEmyOrb1.hap1, whole genome shotgun sequence DNA includes these proteins:
- the PPP2R5B gene encoding serine/threonine-protein phosphatase 2A 56 kDa regulatory subunit beta isoform produces the protein METKLPPAGTPTSPSSPGMSPVPPPDKVDGFSRRSLRRSRQRRSHSSSQFRYQSNQQELTPLPLLKDVAVAELHELLCKKLQQCCVLFDFLDCVADLKGKEIKRAALNELVECVATNRGVLIEPVYPEIIKMISVNIFRTLPPTENPEFDPEEDEPNLEPSWPHLQLVYEFFLRFLESPDFQPSVAKRYVDQKFVLLLLELFDSEDPREREYLKTILHRVYGKFLGLRAYIRKQCNNIFLRFIYETEHFNGVAELLEILGSIINGFALPLKTEHKHFLVRVLIPLHSVKSLSIFHAQLAYCVVQFLEKDATLTEHVIRGLLKYWPKTCTQKEVMFLGEIEEILDVIEPSQFVKVQEPLFKQIARCISSPHFQVAERALYFWNNEYILSLIEDNCHTVLPAIFGTLYRVSKEHWNQTIVSLVYNVLKTFMEMNGKLFDELTASYKVEKQQELKKEKERQELWKQLDELQLKKLQGLEEAQMNRLNLQHSLGLQSGNKS, from the exons ATGGAGACCAAGCTGCCCCCCGCTGGCACCCCCaccagcccctcatccccagggaTGTCGCCCGTCCCCCCGCCTGATAAAGTGGACGGTTTCTCCCGGCGCTCCCTGCGCCGCTCCCGTCAGCGCCGCTCTCACAGCTCGTCCCAATTCCGGTACCAGAGCAACCAACAGGAGCTGACACCCCTGCCCTTGCTGAAAG ATGTGGCCGTGGCGGAGCTGCATGAGCTGCTGTGCAAGAAGCTCcagcagtgctgtgtgctctTTGACTTTCTGGACTGCGTGGCCGACCTCAAGGGCAAGGAGATCAAGCGGGCGGCGCTCAACGAGCTGGTGGAGTGTGTGGCCACCAACCGCGGCGTCCTCATCGAGCCCGTCTACCCCGAGATCATCAAGATG ATCTCAGTCAACATCTTCCGGACTCTCCCACCCACTGAGAACCCTGAGTTTGACCCTGAAGAGGACGAGCCCAACCTGGAGCCCTCCTGGCCCCATCTCCAG CTGGTCTACGAGTTCTTCCTCCGCTTCCTGGAAAGCCCTGACTTCCAGCCCTCTGTGGCCAAGCGCTACGTCGACCAGAAATTCGTGCTGCTG ctgctggagctgttTGACAGTGAGGACCCACGGGAGCGGGAGTACCTCAAGACCATCCTGCACCGGGTCTATGGCAAGTTCTTGGGGCTGCGTGCCTACATCCGCAAGCAGTGCAACAACATCTTCCTCCG gtttatCTACGAGACGGAGCATTTCAATGGTGTGGCCGAGCTACTGGAAATCCTGGGCAG CATCATCAATGGCTTCGCCCTGCCCCTGAAGACGGAGCACAAGCACTTCCTGGTGCGGGTGCTGATCCCGCTGCACTCAGTCAAATCCCTCTCCATCTTCCAtgcccag CTGGCGTACTGCGTGGTGCAATTCCTGGAGAAAGATGCCACCCTGACAGAGCAT GTGATCCGGGGACTGCTGAAATACTGGCCGAAGACCTGCACtcagaaagag gTGATGTTCCTGGGGGAGATTGAGGAGATCCTGGATGTGATTGAGCCCTCACAGTTTGTCAAGGTGCAGGAGCCGCTCTTCAAACAAATCGCACGCTGCATCTCCAGCCCCCACTTCCAG GTGGCAGAGCGGGCTCTGTACTTCTGGAACAACGAATATATTCTCAGTCTGATTGAGGACAATTGCCACACGGTGCTGCCTGCCATCTTCGGCACCCTCTATCGGGTCTCCAAGGAGCACTGGAACCA GACAATAGTCTCCCTGGTCTACAACGTGCTCAAGACCTTCATGGAGATGAATGGGAAACTCTTTGATGAACTCACAGCCTCCTACAAGGTGGAGAAGCAGCA